The Deltaproteobacteria bacterium genome contains the following window.
CGGAACATCTCGTCGAACGTCACCCTGCCGGCCGAGGGGCTGCGGAAAGAGACGTCGACTGGATCTGGCACCGAGAACGCCATATGCGCAACATCATACGACAGGCAGGGGGAAAGTTCAAGGAAACTCCGGCGGGGACGGGCGGCAAGGGACGTATCCTCCGCCGCGGCGCGGAAAGCTCCATGGTCCCCCTTCGAAGGCGGATTTCTTTGAGGGAGTGTCGCCGGGGAGGCGCCTTGCCGACGGCCGCCCTGAGGTCGGGCCGCAAAGGCGTAACGACCCCGCCTGGCGCGGCCCGACCTCAGGGCGGCCGTTACGCGGAGCCGACCGGCATTGGTAGCCGCCCCGCGCCCACCTACTTTCTGCGCCTGTCGATGACGTAGCGGCTCTTCGTACCCTCTTTCGCCAGTTTCTTCAGTTCCGCCGCCGCCTCGGCCAGCCGGCCCGCGTGCTCGAAGCTCCGTTTCGACGTGTCCACGACGGCTATGGCGAGACCGAGCAGCGGTATGCGCTGGGTCCTGCCGCGGCGGTCCTTCGCCGTGTAGTAGCCCTGCTTCCTGTGGACCTCGTCGAAGAGGGAGGGCGCTATCATGTCGAAGTGGCTTATTATCTTTTCGCAGACCTCTTCGGCGCAGCGCCCGGGGACCACGAAGACGAAGTCGTCGCCGCCCAGGTGCCCCACGAACGAGTCCTTGCAGCTCTCGCGCACGGCGTTGGTCACGATGCGGGCCGTTATGCGGATGACCTCGTCGCCGCGGGAGAAACCGTATGTGTCGTTATAGGGCTTGAAGTCGTTTATGTCCACGTAGCAGACGGCCCTTCCCCTCCGCAGGGCGTCCTCGACGGCGAAGTGTATGGAGGTGTTGCCGGGGAGTTTCGTCAGGGGATTGTTGTCGAAGACGCGCTGGATGCGGTCGGCGGCGAGGCTTATGCGGCTGAGGAGCTCCCCGGCGTCGGCCGGCAGGGTCACGAAGTCGTCGACGGGATACTCCTTCCAGTCGAGCCCGGGGCTCTGGCGGGGCTCGATGAGCGCCAGGACGGGGATGGAGCTGAAAAAACTGTCTTCCTTGAGGGTCCTGAGGGCGGCGCTCATCGGCGGGGAGGGCGAGGTGAGGTCCGCTATGAGAAGCTCCGGCGGGTCGGTGTACATGAAGCCCAGCAAACCTTCGGGCTTTCCCACGCTCACCACCTGGAAGCCCCGGCTCTGGAGCAGCACCGCCACGGCCTCGACCTCCCCGCGGCCCTTCCCGTCCGTCGGCCCGACGAGAGCTATCCTGATCTTACCCAGCATCGCCGGACCGGACCTCGAGGCTGAAGTTCTTCACCTCCACGAGCCTGTCCTCGATCCGGAGTACGATCTCTTCGAGCCTTTCCATGTCGAGCCCCAGCACCTCGAGGGCGAGCGGCGAGGCGGAGTGGACGAACTCGTCGCCGCTTGCGCCGAAGCCGCTCGCCTTGACGAGTATGTCGGCCATGTGGACGGCCGCCGTCTTTTCCCGGTGCTTCGACGACCGCTCCACGGCGTGGTGGAACATGACGGGCTCGACGAGCTGCTCGGGCAGGTACCACCGTCTCGCAAGCCAGCCGCCTATCTCGGCGTGATCGGTGTCGAGCACCCTGCGTTCGGCCTCGAACATGCTTATCCCCCCGTCGGCCGCCACACGACCGATCTCCTCCAGCCTCTCGTCGAGCTTGATCTTGAGAATGACCTTCCCTATGTCGTGGAGCAGCGCCGCCGTCGAAACCTCCTCGGCGTCCTCCATGCCGAGCGTATCGGTTATGACGCTCGCGGCCACGGCCGCGCCGAGCGAGTGCTCCCAGAGGCCGACCGCGTGCTTTTCCATTATCTCGAATATGGAAGAGCTCAGCGCAAGGCTCTTCACCACGTTCACGCCTAACAGTATGAGGGCGTTGGATACGGTGGAGACACGGCCGGGAAAGCCGTAGAAGGGAGAGTTGACGAGCTTGAGTATCTTGGCCGACAGGACATGGTCCGATGAGACGAGCCTCGCCATCTCCTCGATGGTCGACTCCCTGTCCTCGGCCAGTTCGGTGAGCCTTGAGATGATGCCGGGCAGGGTGGGAAGGGTGTTGACGTCCTCGATTATGCTCTCTATCGGCCGCTCATCGAGCGTTTCCTTAGCGGAAGACACGCCTGTAATACCTCTTGTAAATCTCCTTGACGGCCATCATCGTCCTGTCGGACTCCACCCTGCTGAACCTCCTGTCGAGCGAGGCCAGGACCTCCTCGAGCGTTTCGCCTTCCTCGCCCTTGACCGGCCTGCCCTCGACCACGACCGCCTCGATGCCCATGGACCTGAGCCTGCCGATGAGCTCATCGGTGAGCACCGTGCCCCTGCCGCAGACCGGTATGCCGCCCGAGCCGCCGCGGAAGACGTCGCGCGCCAGCACCATACCGGCCCCGGCCAGTGAGATCGGTATCTTCTGCAAGGCCTTCCTCCTCGTCGCCGGGGAGACCTCTGTGAAAAAAAGCTTCCCCCGCGGTGATCGACCGGAGCCTGCTTTATTGTATCTCAAGAAAAAGTCTTGCACAACGATATTTTAGTGGAAGGAGCGGGCCCGATGCGCCGGTTGACACCGTCGAGGCTTTGTGCCATAGT
Protein-coding sequences here:
- a CDS encoding diguanylate cyclase — translated: MLGKIRIALVGPTDGKGRGEVEAVAVLLQSRGFQVVSVGKPEGLLGFMYTDPPELLIADLTSPSPPMSAALRTLKEDSFFSSIPVLALIEPRQSPGLDWKEYPVDDFVTLPADAGELLSRISLAADRIQRVFDNNPLTKLPGNTSIHFAVEDALRRGRAVCYVDINDFKPYNDTYGFSRGDEVIRITARIVTNAVRESCKDSFVGHLGGDDFVFVVPGRCAEEVCEKIISHFDMIAPSLFDEVHRKQGYYTAKDRRGRTQRIPLLGLAIAVVDTSKRSFEHAGRLAEAAAELKKLAKEGTKSRYVIDRRRK
- a CDS encoding HDOD domain-containing protein; translated protein: MESIIEDVNTLPTLPGIISRLTELAEDRESTIEEMARLVSSDHVLSAKILKLVNSPFYGFPGRVSTVSNALILLGVNVVKSLALSSSIFEIMEKHAVGLWEHSLGAAVAASVITDTLGMEDAEEVSTAALLHDIGKVILKIKLDERLEEIGRVAADGGISMFEAERRVLDTDHAEIGGWLARRWYLPEQLVEPVMFHHAVERSSKHREKTAAVHMADILVKASGFGASGDEFVHSASPLALEVLGLDMERLEEIVLRIEDRLVEVKNFSLEVRSGDAG